Genomic window (Macrobrachium rosenbergii isolate ZJJX-2024 chromosome 48, ASM4041242v1, whole genome shotgun sequence):
ACAAACAAAATAGTCTTTTCAAAATGGCATCTTCTGTAAGTAAGAAAGCCATATTTCTGCATCACAATATAATATCATACAATATgacatcaaattaataaatactttcAGCACTTACCAGGAGGGACTCCTGCGCCGCCACCCCAATTATTAAATGTTGTAAAGATTCCAAAAGGAAAGGCACCAATACCAAAGTGGAACTGGAAACCACCACCCTCACCAAAGCCAAAACCTGGCATATAACCATTCTGAGGTTCTGGCTCCGTGCGCTGACCAGGAGGACGGGGAGGTAGTTTATCCctgaaagtataaaatgaaaccatctcattttcatttcaatacaCATTCTTACATCAAAGCCTCCCACTCTTGGAGCTAGCTGTACAGTAGATGTACAGTTATCTCTGGATATTTCAAGGACTATGTACTGGTCACTATGCCAGCATAATAAACCTTAAGTGAAAATTATCTAAGCTGGAACTATTTAATTTGGGATAATAGTTAGCTATAATATTACTTTACTGTACCATAGTTTTTTCTATTGCCTCAAGCATCCTTTAACTAATACATAATAGACACAACTCTTTGACTTTCAAACCGCCATGTAACTTTATAGGAATTATTGGCAATGAAAACAACGGCCAAGAAAATACTTGACCTAATGCAATAACCTGGTGATGCACAATTtgtaaagaatggagagaaagactGTGAAGGAATTCATTTACAGTAAGTCATAAAACATTCTTATGAAAAGCAACCATCACTAACCTTGGATCTTGTTGATTTCCCGAACCTCTGCCATACAATGGAATGACTTTCTCACGTGATATCGCTGCTTTACACACTGGACACGTTTGGTTATTTGGTCTTGTTTCCAGCCATTGATGCAAACAGGGCCAACTGAAATGAGAAGAGACATGACACGTCATTTAGGTACAACATCCTCTACTCCTTAGAGAGAATGTCCTACATCCTGGGAGTTGCATAACCTTGTGGAAGATGCAATCAATCAAACAGACATTTTGACTGAGTGGTGTAGCACTCAGATCATATTTCCTGGATCTGGATTATTCCCCCTTAACAAGCTTTGTCAAAGACTGAATCTatgaattactaatttttttgtaCAGTTCCCCTAGCACCATTTCAAAGTTGCAGTTTTACGAATAGATGAAATCACTGATTTTCTTGTATCTTTGACAACCTTGATTTAATATATGTTAATTTCATACATACAACTAGTTTTTTGAAGAAACAATTATCTAGTAAGATATCAGTGAAAATCTGGTAtgcttattcatatataaaagcataatctGCACAATCTGTCAACTCAAGATATTTCTAGGTTGGCTGAGTTAATGAAAATGACACACTATACTATGTGGGAGTGCATGTGTACTGCCAGGAGCTGATTACTCACGTTCTCAGTTATCTTAAGCAGATAAAATGAATAGAGTTTTCAGTTCAATGGAATTTATATGGGTGTTCACTTTACAGAGGAGCCGAAGACCCTTTGTTAAACCACTTACACAAGTTGTTATCAGCCTGAAGGAAAACATGTCATAAtatgttttaagtaaatcttatattttttaaacttcgTGTTGTATTCAAACCAAGTATAAAGCCATTGGCCACTTCCACTAACAAACTATACACCACACAATATGTGACAAACTTTGCCACCTTtgccaaaattaattttaatggcaATGCTTTGGTGTGATTCTAGAGTATCAGCCTAAGTGTGAGTATAATTTATAGGAACAGAGATAGCAAAGTTCATCAACCTGAGCATGGCTTTAGGTTTTGAAGATGTGCATTTAGGAGAATTTGTAACCCAGCAACAAGACCTAGCCTAAGCAGAGTGACAAAGAGAAAGTGAAGCAGCAAGAGCTGAGACTGAAATGCCAAGACAATAAGCAGGAAGACATAGAGCCTATGAAGAGAAAGCAAGGGAAGAGGCAAAAAAGAAGCTGAAAGACAGCAGGAACATTAACTTCAAGTAAAAAGACAGAAAGCAAAAACTGGTAATGGATCTCTAAAGGGACAGGTAAGCAGCAGCACTAGCACCCCTATAGCCAGTGAAAGCCCAAGTTATGGTGATTCAATGAGAAGCATGATGACATGGGCAAGTTCATCAAAAGATTTGAGAGGTTTGCAGTGAGCCAAGGCTAGCAGAGAGACAAGTGTGCTGTCTGTCTCGGTCCATACTAACAGGAAAGTATCTGCAAGTTCTTTCTAGCATGCCTTCTGATGAAGACTTGAGCTGTAATAGCCTAGAGAGAGTACTGTTAAAGAGAGATAAGAAGACTGAGGAGGGATTTAGGAAGAAATTCCATACGACTAGGCCTGAAGTCACACTGCTTATCAGTTTGTAGCTAGGATACAGAGATATTTCAACTGGTGGtaccattacttaaggttaagtAGGCAAAGAGAAAGGGTATGAAGTACAGTTGTGCATAGAAGTATAGTAACTGAGGAGCCAATGACTGATAGGAGCATCTATAGATATTCAATTATAGAGATTAGTGTGAACACTCCATACTATGtaggaaaattacatgaaatgtaTCTAGATAACACCATTTATGACCTTATTCTTGGAAACACTCCATGTACAAAGGACCTCAAAGAAATGACTGAATCACCATCCCAGATGTAGGAGCAGACCAGCTAAAAGAAGTCCAGCAGAAGGATCCCAGTCTAGCCAAGCAGTGGATGAGAGCCAAGACTGACACTGAATACAAGACAAAGGATGAAGGAACTTTCAAGTCAAATGATTCTAACAGCATATTATACTGTGGTTTCCAGAACAAGGTGTCAGGAGAAGTGTGACAAATCCTAGTGGTGAAATGATGTTGCCCAATGAGTCCATTGTTGGTGGTCATCCTGGAACTAAGAAGACTGTTGACTGTAGTTGTGGACAGCACCAAACTTTGCAGGTCATACAAAATTTGCCAAAAGATTGCATCAAGGGACTGCACCAGTAAAATACCACTAAGGAAGAAGCCACTAATGGAGGAACCACCTAAGAGAGTAGTGGCTGACATCACCAAACCTATATTGCCAGTGTCATAGAGCAGAGACTGTCACCTTTTTTATGGCTGCATCCCCCTCCAAGCAAACTTCAGTTCTTGTGGCCTCACTGAGTTACTGCACCTTAGAAAGTCGATATAGTACTGATTGCAGTTTGGATAAAATTGTAGACTTGAAACTCCTGATACATTTGTAAATCAGTGGACATCATAATTTGGctgaaaattttattagaaaaaactcaaaatatctaTATGACAACAAAGAATTAATGTACAGTCAAGATATTCTTCTTACAATGCTTTGCAATGTGATTCCTGCCACTGATGCAGGAATGCCAACTTGTGAATGTTTGGCTCCAGCATCATCAGAGCAAGACTTGGCTTGCCTCTTTTCTCAATAATGATGCAACTGTTAAGTCTAAACAAGTTAAGAAATATCCCAACTCAAGTAAACAGGCTATTGGAAAGGTGAGTAAGAGCAATTTAACATCTTTCCAAATGTGAATAAGAACAACTCGCATCTTTCCACTGTAACTGGTAATTCTTAAGCATTTCCGCACTCATTCACAGCTGCTGGCATCCTCTGCTTCTGCATCTTGACTCAGCTGTTGTGTCTTTTTGCAAGTCTATGAGATTCTATTGTTGAGTGATATTAAATGGATCACAAACCAGCATGGCACTGTCATTTGGGGAGGTCAGTGATGCAAGCTTGCTTATCATTATACAGCTACTTCAGATAGCTGACATAAGTAACTGAGTCATCAAAAGGCAGTTGGCTGGATGTAGCTGCCTAGCAAGGAAACTGGGCAAACTCTCATCTCCCTAGGCTCAACCAGAACAGCTCCAATTTACCAAaacatgataattttcatgatgattaattatttggatacttccctgctgttaaagttagcttatatctttatACCATTAGGTGCAATCAgcatacaaaataacaaaaaaatgacaCTTGGCTAACTCACTatgactgtctctgtaatcacctgtttcccaccaggtggcgctggaatgtttacgttcttgtcagaattcttcatgaccactcactaagatgtggggagtgTGGGTGGGTTTCcattttaacagtaggtaagcatccaaaaaattaatcttatgaaaattatcattatttggaattAATTTACagtacctactgttaaagttagctgactaccacactgaatTGAATGAGGATGTTAATTTAGTGCGGCCAAAGAAACAATGttcagccaagcaaactaaaagctttgtaatgagggaaaaaaaaagcttttcaagATCCCCGCCTGTACTGTCGCCAGACattggaaccacaacagggtgtaaggcCCTCATAGccagacttgtcagaggatccttataGGGGAAAAAAGGACTCTATCTTTGTagagtactagtgactcctgtgGAAAAAAGGACTCTATCTTTGTAAGATagagtactagtgactcctgtgcctgagtcaaAAGCCCATAActgacagtccaaaactaaagacaactaccacCTTCTTATATGAAGGTGTGCTCCTATGCACCTATACACCTTCATGCTCCCCATATTCAATAGTGGGGATTTCTTAACAACTAATGataagatagaaagcaaggttactatcatatttggttcaggagaaagcgTCCCCGCCACAAGgataggactaagggctttacaccCCATGCTAAACTTCAACATTTCGCAAATAATATGAGTCAACAACAGTTACATCTCCCCTGAGCTGCAGGACAACCTTCTCTAGCgaaagttttaaaggaaataaagatgtgCTCATGGTACAGAAGCCACAAGGACaattttcaaaaatggtaaaagctcaggaTTCAACTCTATGTGCACTGACCTGAGCATTCTTGGACGTAAGAGTGTTTGGTCTCCTAACACCAGAGAAAAATACTTAACTACTCCTCTTAAAAGGTTATGTCTGTTCATGTAAACACTTAAAAATTCTAACTAGACATAAGACATTCCTTGCCTACCAATGCAGTTAAATCaagcactgtcacaaatctgggaagggctttcacttctagTCTTTTccctaagcaatgaaagaaaagagagaggttgccactagaacaaagcccacatacaagaaagggcttaAAGCTCACTAAAACCTTAAGaattctaactggacataagacagccacttcttcactgcctaccaaagcagttaaattaggcactgtcacaaatctgagAAGGACTTtcacttctatatcttttctctatgcaatgaaagaagagggagaggtggccactagaacaaagcccatGTATAAGAAAGGGCTTAAAGCTCACTAACACACTTTGCCacagcaagagctaaaagaaaggcTCTTCAAAGTTCCTAAGTGATGCCTTATcaaaaggctcaaactgaggtATGTTAAAGTCTGGAGGACGACATCTAAATTTCACCAAAAAACCTTTATAGGAAGAttgaaatttccagcacaaaaga
Coding sequences:
- the LOC136831342 gene encoding E3 ubiquitin-protein ligase RNF185-like isoform X1, whose translation is MATAGPSSSNDSRSESSNNASGGAEGGEDTTDNSNFECNICLDTAKDAVISMCGHLFCWPCLHQWLETRPNNQTCPVCKAAISREKVIPLYGRGSGNQQDPRDKLPPRPPGQRTEPEPQNGYMPGFGFGEGGGFQFHFGIGAFPFGIFTTFNNWGGGAGVPPAPGTQQYQEERFLSQVLMAMALLFLFWLILV
- the LOC136831342 gene encoding E3 ubiquitin-protein ligase RNF185-like isoform X2 translates to MATAGPSSSNDSRSESSNNASGGAEGGEDTTDNSNFECNICLDTAKDAVISMCGHLFCWPCLHQWLETRPNNQTCPVCKAAISREKVIPLYGRGSGNQQDPRDKLPPRPPGQRTEPEPQNGYMPGFGFGEGGGFQFHFGIGAFPFGIFTTFNNWGGGAGVPPEMERELPQILQYILLIMAFFFYWHLFFG